Below is a window of Cytobacillus firmus DNA.
CGGGGGAATTCGTGTCAAATGTGCTTGCAGGTGCTTCTAAGGAAACGATTGATCGATTTGCGGAGCAGCTGACGGATCTCCTGCAGCGCCCGGTGTGCGGGGAAGTGAGCGAAGCTTCCATGGAAGCGGCTGAAGAGTGGGATATGTTCTGCGATTCCTTTTTTCAAGCCTACCAGACGATTGCGCTGGAGGAATTGCAATAAAAAAATGCCTGGCGGAAGCCTGCCAGGCTATTTAATGCTTAATTCGATAGATAACCGATGCCAGCAAATTGGCCAGAAAAAAGATCGGGTTTCCCTGCATGTTCTCATGCAGAACCAGTTCATCCACTCTCATGCTGTCATACATTTCTCCCTGTGTTTTCCCCTTCGCTTTA
It encodes the following:
- a CDS encoding DUF3949 domain-containing protein, translated to MFLIIFWGIVGLYVLFSLLILPMQYRFLVNLKEMEAQNKAKGKTQGEMYDSMRVDELVLHENMQGNPIFFLANLLASVIYRIKH